In Pseudomonadota bacterium, a single genomic region encodes these proteins:
- a CDS encoding aldehyde dehydrogenase has protein sequence MTMKDQNWSAAAKDLTIEARAFLGGDYQASLSGETRPLTQPANGAPLADVAECSTADVDRAVTIARKTFESGVWSRMAPRQRKAVMVRWSELMEQHADELALLETLDAGKPIGDTTGDDVPSAIRTIRWSGEVIDKLYDEISPSPAGTLALVQRLPLGVVAAVVPFNFPISTTAWKLGPALATGNSVIVKPSENTPLTAIRIAGLAAEAGLPEGVLQVLPGDGPTIGAHLARHMDVDGVTFTGSTAVGKRIMQDAAQSNLKRVFLELGGKSPNIVFADADLDKAAAGAALAVFYNGGQTCTAGTRLFVENAAHDAFIEKVLAHCQAWHPGDPLDPDTAMGPLISQKQFDTVSRYVAIGQDEGASLVAGGSRAHADSGGYYYEPTIFTGVRNDMRIAREEIFGPVLSVIGFDTADEAIAMANDSIYGLAGAVWTTNINRAHKVADALRVGTMTVNNYFGGDITVPFGGFKQSGNGRDKSIHAFDDYTELKTTWFEFDD, from the coding sequence ATGACGATGAAAGACCAGAACTGGAGCGCGGCGGCGAAGGACCTCACGATCGAGGCCCGAGCGTTCCTTGGCGGTGACTACCAGGCCTCCCTGTCCGGCGAGACGAGACCGCTCACCCAGCCGGCCAACGGCGCGCCGCTGGCGGACGTGGCCGAGTGTTCGACGGCGGATGTCGATCGCGCCGTCACCATCGCTCGCAAGACCTTCGAGAGTGGCGTTTGGTCGCGCATGGCGCCTCGCCAGCGTAAGGCCGTCATGGTGCGCTGGTCGGAGCTGATGGAGCAGCACGCCGATGAACTTGCCCTGCTCGAAACCCTCGATGCGGGCAAACCGATCGGCGATACCACCGGCGATGACGTGCCCTCGGCGATTCGGACGATTCGCTGGAGCGGTGAAGTGATCGACAAGTTGTACGATGAGATCTCGCCGTCGCCGGCCGGCACCCTGGCCCTCGTGCAGCGCTTGCCCCTCGGCGTAGTGGCCGCGGTAGTGCCGTTCAATTTCCCCATCTCCACCACGGCCTGGAAGCTCGGTCCGGCACTGGCCACGGGCAACTCGGTGATCGTGAAGCCCTCCGAAAATACGCCCCTCACGGCGATCCGGATCGCCGGGCTCGCCGCCGAAGCCGGCCTCCCGGAGGGCGTTCTCCAGGTGCTGCCGGGCGATGGTCCTACGATCGGCGCGCACCTGGCCCGGCACATGGACGTGGACGGAGTAACCTTCACCGGTTCCACCGCCGTGGGCAAGCGCATCATGCAGGATGCGGCTCAGTCCAATCTCAAGCGGGTGTTTCTCGAACTCGGCGGCAAGAGCCCGAACATCGTGTTCGCCGATGCCGATCTGGACAAGGCCGCCGCCGGCGCCGCCCTGGCCGTGTTCTACAACGGCGGGCAGACCTGCACGGCAGGCACCCGCTTATTCGTCGAGAACGCCGCCCACGACGCCTTCATCGAGAAGGTGCTGGCCCACTGCCAGGCATGGCACCCGGGCGATCCCCTGGACCCGGACACGGCGATGGGGCCGCTGATCAGCCAGAAGCAATTCGACACGGTCTCTCGCTACGTTGCCATCGGCCAGGATGAGGGTGCATCGCTGGTCGCGGGCGGCAGCCGTGCCCATGCGGATTCCGGTGGCTACTACTACGAGCCGACGATCTTCACGGGCGTGCGCAACGACATGCGCATCGCCCGCGAGGAGATCTTCGGGCCGGTGCTCTCGGTGATCGGTTTCGATACTGCTGACGAGGCCATCGCCATGGCCAACGATTCGATCTACGGCCTCGCCGGCGCGGTGTGGACCACGAATATCAACCGCGCGCACAAGGTGGCCGATGCCTTGCGCGTGGGCACGATGACCGTCAACAACTACTTCGGCGGCGACATCACGGTGCCCTTCGGCGGCTTCAAGCAGAGCGGCAACGGCCGCGACAAGTCGATCCACGCCTTCGATGACTACACGGAACTGAAGACCACCTGGTTCGAGTTCGACGACTGA